A single window of Arvicola amphibius chromosome 15, mArvAmp1.2, whole genome shotgun sequence DNA harbors:
- the Edc4 gene encoding enhancer of mRNA-decapping protein 4 isoform X4 has product MATCASIDIEDATQHLRDILKLDRPSGGSNAESQRPSSAYNGDLNGLLVPDPLSSGDGNSTSKPGIRTMPPINLQEKQVICLSGDDSSTCIGILAKEVEIVASSDSSISSKARGSNKVKIQPVAKYDWEQKYYYGNLIAVSNSFLAYAIRAANNGSAMVRVISVSTSERTLLKGFTGSVADLAFAHLNSPQLACLDEAGNLFVWRLALVKGKIQEEILVHIRQPEGTPLNHFRRIIWCPFIPEESEDCCEESSPTVALLHEDRAEVWDLDMLRSSHNTWPVDVSQIKQGFIVVKGHSTCLSEGALSPDGTVLATASHDGFVKFWQIYIEGQDEPRCLHEWKPHDGRPLSCLLFCDNHKKQDPEVPFWRFLITGADQNRELKMWCTVSWTCLQTIRFSPDIFSSVSVPPSLKVCLDLSAEYLILSDVQRKVLYVMELLQNQDEGRACFSSISEFLLTHPVLSFGIQVVSRCRLRHTEVLPAEEENDSLGAESSHGAGAVESAAGVLIKLFCVHTKALQDVQIRFQPQLNPDVVAPLPTHTAHEDFTFGESRPELGSEGLASAAHGSQPDLRRIVELPAPADFLSLSSETKPKLMTPDAFMTPTTSLQQISASSSSSSGSSSSSSSSSSSSLTAVSAVSSSSAMDPSLPSRPSEELTLSPKLQLDGSLTINSTSSLQASPRSLLPGLLPGPADKLPPKGPGQMSTAASALSLDLQEVEPLGLPQASPSRTRSPDVISSASTALSQDIPEIASEALSRGFGSSVPEGLIEPDSMASAASALHLLSPRPRQGPELGSQLGLDGGSVDGDRHNTPSLLEAALTQEVATPDSQVWPTAPDITRETCSTLAESPRNGLQEKHKSLAFHRPPYHLLQQHDSQDTSAEQSDHDDEVASLASASGGFGSKIPTPRLPAKDWKTKGSPRTSPKLKRKSKKDDGDSAVGSRLTEHQVAEPPEDWTALIWQQQRELTELWHNQEELLQRLCAQLEGLQNTVTDHVERALETRHEQEQRRLERALAEGQQRGGQLQEQLTQQLSQALSSAVAGRLERSIRDEIKKTVPPCVSRSLEPVAGQLSNSVATKLTAVEGSMKENISKLLKSKNLTDAIARAAADTLQGPMQAAYREAFQSVVLPAFEKSCQAMFQQINDSFRLGTQEYLQQLESHMKSRKAREQEAREPVLAQLRGLVNTLQSATEQMAATVSSSVRAEVQHQLHVAVGSLQESILAQVQRIVKGEVSVALKEQQATVTSSIMQAMRSAAGTPVPSAHLDCQAQQAHILQLLQQGHLNQAFQQALTAADLNLVLYVCETVDPAQVFGQPPCPLSQPVLLSLIQQLASDLGTRSDLKLSYLEEAVMHLDHSDPITRDHMGSVMAQVRQKLFQFLQADPHNSLGKAARRLSLMLHGLATPSLP; this is encoded by the exons ATGGCGACCTGCGCGAGCATCGACATCGAGGACGCCACGCAGCATCTGCGGGACATCCTCAAGCTGGACCGGCCCTCCGGAG gctcCAATGCAGAGAGCCAAAGGCCATCCAGTGCCTACAATGGAGATCTCAATGGGCTCCTGGTTCCAGACCCACTCAGCTCCGGTGATGGTAACTCAACAAGCAAACCTGGTATACGGACCATGCCACCTATTAACCTGCAGGAAAAGCAAGTCAT TTGCCTCTCTGGAGATGACAGCTCCACTTGCATTGGGATTTTGGCCAAGGAGGTGGAAATTGTAGCCAGCAGTGATTCTAGCATTTCCAGCAAGGCACGGGGGAGCAACAAG GTGAAAATCCAGCCTGTCGCCAAGTATGACTGGGAGCAGAAATACTACTATGGCAACCTGATTGCAGTGTCTAACTCCTTCTTGGCATATGCTATTAGGG CTGCCAACAACGGCTCTGCAATGGTCCGTGTGATCAGTGTTAGCACTTCAGAGCGGACCCTGCTCAAAGGTTTCACAGGCAGTGTGGCTGATCTGGCCTTCGCACACCTCAACTCTCCGCAGCTTGCCTGCCTGGATGAGGCTGGCAATCTTTTTGTGTGGCGCTTGGCTCTGGTTAAGGGTAAAATTCA AGAAGAGATTTTAGTTCATATCCGCCAGCCAGAGGGCACCCCACTGAACCACTTTCGAAGGATCATCTGGTGTCCCTTTATCCCCGAGGAGAGTGAGGACTGCTGTGAGGAGAGTAGCCCAACAGTAGCCCTACTGCACGAAGACCGG GCTGAGGTATGGGACCTGGATATGCTTCGCTCCAGCCACAACACCTGGCCTGTGGATGTCAGCCAAATCAAGCAGGGCTTCATTGTGGTAAAAGGCCATAGCACG TGTCTCAGTGAAGGAGCCCTCTCTCCTGATGGAACTGTCCTGGCTACTGCAAGCCATGATGGCTTTGTCAAGTTCTGGCAGATCTACATTGAAGGTCAGGATGAGCCAAG GTGTCTGCATGAATGGAAGCCTCATGATGGGCGGCCCCTTTCTTGCCTCTTATTCTGTGATAACCATAAGAAACAGGATcctga GGTCCCGTTCTGGAGATTCCTCATTACTGGCGCTGACCAGAATCGGGAGCTGAAGATGTGGTGCACAGTGTCCTGGACCTGCCTGCAAACCATTCG TTTCTCCCCAGATATCTTCAGCTCAGTGAGTGTACCTCCCAGCCTCAAAGTTTGCTTGGACCTCTCAGCAGAGTATCTGATTCTTAGTGATGTACAGCGAAAG GTCCTCTATGTGATGGAGTTGCTGCAGAACCAAGACGAGGGCCGTGCTTGCTTTAGTTCCATCTCTGAGTTCCTGCTCACCCATCCTGTGCTGAGTTTCGGGATCCAGGTTGTGAGTCGCTGCCGGCTGCGGCACACTGAGGTGCTGCCTGCTGAGGAGGAGAATGACAGTCTGGGGGCTG AGAGTTCCCATGGGGCTGGTGCCGTGGAGTCTGCAGCTGGGGTGCTCATCAAGCTCTTCTGTGTGCACACTAA AGCACTACAAGATGTGCAGATCCGCTTCCAGCCACAGCTGAACCCTGATGTGGTGGCCCCGCTCCCTACCCACACGGCTCACGAGGACTTCA CTTTTGGAGAGTCTCGACCTGAACTAGGCTCTGAGGGGCTAGCTTCAGCTGCCCACGGGTCTCAGCCTGACCTCCGACGCATCGTGGAACTGCCTGCACCTGCAGACTTCCTCAGTCTGAGCAGTGAGACCAAGCCTAAGTTGATGACACCCGACGCTTTCATGACGCCCACCACTTCCCTGCAGCAG ATCTCTGCGTCCTctagcagcagcagtggcagcagtagcagcagcagcagcagcagcagcagctccctaACAGCTGTGTCTGCTGTGAGCAGCTCCTCAGCCATGGACCCTTCCTTGCCCAG TAGGCCATCTGAGGAGCTGACCTTGAGTCCCAAGCTACAGCTGGATGGCAGTCTGACAATAAACAGTACCAGCAGCCTGCAGGCAAGCCCTCGAAGCCTCCTTCCTGGCCTGCTCCCAGGCCCAGCTGACAAATTGCCTCCCAAGGGACctggacag ATGTCTACTGCTGCCTCTGCACTGTCCTTGGATTTGCAGGAAGTGGAGCCACTGGGGCTACCCCAGGCCTCTCCCAGTCGCACCCGTTCCCCTGATGTGATCTCCTCAGCTTCCACTGCCCTGTCCCAAGACATCCCTGAAATCGCATCTGAGGCCCTGTCCCGTGGCTTTGGCTCCTCTGTTCCTGAAGGCCTCATTGAGCCGGACAGCATGGCATCTGCAGCTTCAGCCCTACACTTACTGTCTCCTCGGCCCAGGCAAGGCCCTGAGCTTGGCTCTCAACTTGGCCTAGATGGAGGCTCTGTGGATGGGGATCGGCATAATACCCCGTCCCTACTGGAAGCAGCCTTGACCCAGGAGGTTGCAACCCCTGACAGTCAAGTCTGGCCTACAGCACCTGACATTACTCGTGAGACTTGTAGTACCTTGGCAGAAAG CCCCAGGAATGGCCTCCAGGAGAAGCACAAAAGCCTGGCCTTCCACCGGCCACCTTATCACCTACTGCAGCAACATGACAGCCAGGATACCAGTGCTGAGCAAAG tGACCATGACGACGAGGTTGCCagccttgcttctgcctcagggGGTTTTGGCAGCAAAATTCCTACTCCACGGCTGCCCGCCAAAGATTGGAAGACCAAAGGATCCCCTCGGACTTCACCCAAGCTCAAGAGGAAAAGCAAGAAGGATGATGG GGATTCAGCTGTGGGATCCCGGCTCACAGAGCACCAG GTGGCAGAGCCCCCTGAGGACTGGACAGCATTAATTTGGCAACAACAAAGAGAGCTGACAGAGCTTTGGCACAACCAAGAAGAACTGCTACAGCGTCTCTGTGCCCAACTTGAAGGTCTGCAGAACACTGTCACTGACCACGTAGAACGTGCCCTGGAGACCCGGCATGAGCAAGAGC AGCGGCGGCTGGAGCGGGCCCTGGCTGAGGGGCAGCAACGGGGTGGGCAGCTGCAGGAGCAGCTGACACAGCAGCTGTCCCAGGCCTTGTCTTCAGCTGTGGCTGGGCGGCTGGAGCGCAGTATAAGGGATGAAATCAAGAAGACGGTTCCTCCGT GTGTCTCCAGAAGTCTGGAGCCTGTGGCAGGTCAGCTAAGCAACTCCGTGGCTACCAAACTTACAGCAGTGGAAGGCAGCATGAAAGAGAATATCTCTAAGCTGCTCAAGTCCAAG AACTTGACAGACGCCATTGCCCGAGCAGCTGCAGACACATTACAGGGACCAATGCAGGCTGCCTACCGGGAAGCCTTCCAGAGCGTGGTACTGCCAGCTTTTGAGAAGAGTTGCCAGGCCATGTTCCAGCAAATCAATGACAGCTTTAGACTGGGCACACAGGAAT ATCTGCAGCAGCTAGAGAGTCACATGAAGAGCCGAAAGGCACGTGAACAAGAAGCTAGGGAGCCTGTGCTGGCCCAACTTCGGGGCCTGGTGAACACACTGCAGAGTGCCACTGAGCAGATGGCAGCCACTGTGTCCAGCAGTGTTCGGGCTGAGGTGCAGCACCAGCTGCATGTGGCTGTGGGCAG cttgcaggagtcaattTTAGCACAAGTACAGCGTATTGTTAAGGGTGAAGTAAGTGTGGCCCTTAAGGAACAACAGGCCACCGTCACTTCCAGCATCATGCAGGCCATGCGTTCAGCTGCCGGCACGCCTGTCCCTTCTGCCCACCTTGACTGCCAGGCCCAACAAGCCCATATCTTGCAGTTACTGCAGCAGGGCCACCTCAATCAGGCCTTCCAGCAG GCACTGACAGCCGCTGATCTCAACCTGgtgctgtatgtgtgtgaaacTGTGGACCCAGCCCAGGTTTTTGGGCAGCCGCCCTGTCCACTGTCCCAGCCTGTACTCCTTTCCCTAATCCAGCAGCTGGCATCTGACCTTGGAACTAGAAGTGACCTCAAGCTCAG CTATTTGGAAGAGGCTGTGATGCACCTGGACCACAGTGATCCCATCACTCGAGACCACATGGGCTCTGTCATGGCGCAGGTGCGCCAGAAGCTCTTCCAGTTCCTGCAGGCTGATCCACACAACTCACTGGGCAAAGCTGCCCGTCGCCTCAGCCTAATGTTACATGGCCTTGCGACCCCTAGCCTCCCTTAG
- the Edc4 gene encoding enhancer of mRNA-decapping protein 4 isoform X5: MATCASIDIEDATQHLRDILKLDRPSGGSNAESQRPSSAYNGDLNGLLVPDPLSSGDGNSTSKPGIRTMPPINLQEKQVICLSGDDSSTCIGILAKEVEIVASSDSSISSKARGSNKVKIQPVAKYDWEQKYYYGNLIAVSNSFLAYAIRAANNGSAMVRVISVSTSERTLLKGFTGSVADLAFAHLNSPQLACLDEAGNLFVWRLALVKGKIQEEILVHIRQPEGTPLNHFRRIIWCPFIPEESEDCCEESSPTVALLHEDRAEVWDLDMLRSSHNTWPVDVSQIKQGFIVVKGHSTCLSEGALSPDGTVLATASHDGFVKFWQIYIEGQDEPRCLHEWKPHDGRPLSCLLFCDNHKKQDPEVPFWRFLITGADQNRELKMWCTVSWTCLQTIRFSPDIFSSVSVPPSLKVCLDLSAEYLILSDVQRKVLYVMELLQNQDEGRACFSSISEFLLTHPVLSFGIQVVSRCRLRHTEVLPAEEENDSLGAESSHGAGAVESAAGVLIKLFCVHTKALQDVQIRFQPQLNPDVVAPLPTHTAHEDFTFGESRPELGSEGLASAAHGSQPDLRRIVELPAPADFLSLSSETKPKLMTPDAFMTPTTSLQQISASSSSSSGSSSSSSSSSSSSLTAVSAVSSSSAMDPSLPRPSEELTLSPKLQLDGSLTINSTSSLQASPRSLLPGLLPGPADKLPPKGPGQMSTAASALSLDLQEVEPLGLPQASPSRTRSPDVISSASTALSQDIPEIASEALSRGFGSSVPEGLIEPDSMASAASALHLLSPRPRQGPELGSQLGLDGGSVDGDRHNTPSLLEAALTQEVATPDSQVWPTAPDITRETCSTLAESPRNGLQEKHKSLAFHRPPYHLLQQHDSQDTSAEQSDHDDEVASLASASGGFGSKIPTPRLPAKDWKTKGSPRTSPKLKRKSKKDDGDSAVGSRLTEHQVAEPPEDWTALIWQQQRELTELWHNQEELLQRLCAQLEGLQNTVTDHVERALETRHEQEQRRLERALAEGQQRGGQLQEQLTQQLSQALSSAVAGRLERSIRDEIKKTVPPCVSRSLEPVAGQLSNSVATKLTAVEGSMKENISKLLKSKNLTDAIARAAADTLQGPMQAAYREAFQSVVLPAFEKSCQAMFQQINDSFRLGTQEYLQQLESHMKSRKAREQEAREPVLAQLRGLVNTLQSATEQMAATVSSSVRAEVQHQLHVAVGSLQESILAQVQRIVKGEVSVALKEQQATVTSSIMQAMRSAAGTPVPSAHLDCQAQQAHILQLLQQGHLNQAFQQALTAADLNLVLYVCETVDPAQVFGQPPCPLSQPVLLSLIQQLASDLGTRSDLKLSYLEEAVMHLDHSDPITRDHMGSVMAQVRQKLFQFLQADPHNSLGKAARRLSLMLHGLATPSLP; the protein is encoded by the exons ATGGCGACCTGCGCGAGCATCGACATCGAGGACGCCACGCAGCATCTGCGGGACATCCTCAAGCTGGACCGGCCCTCCGGAG gctcCAATGCAGAGAGCCAAAGGCCATCCAGTGCCTACAATGGAGATCTCAATGGGCTCCTGGTTCCAGACCCACTCAGCTCCGGTGATGGTAACTCAACAAGCAAACCTGGTATACGGACCATGCCACCTATTAACCTGCAGGAAAAGCAAGTCAT TTGCCTCTCTGGAGATGACAGCTCCACTTGCATTGGGATTTTGGCCAAGGAGGTGGAAATTGTAGCCAGCAGTGATTCTAGCATTTCCAGCAAGGCACGGGGGAGCAACAAG GTGAAAATCCAGCCTGTCGCCAAGTATGACTGGGAGCAGAAATACTACTATGGCAACCTGATTGCAGTGTCTAACTCCTTCTTGGCATATGCTATTAGGG CTGCCAACAACGGCTCTGCAATGGTCCGTGTGATCAGTGTTAGCACTTCAGAGCGGACCCTGCTCAAAGGTTTCACAGGCAGTGTGGCTGATCTGGCCTTCGCACACCTCAACTCTCCGCAGCTTGCCTGCCTGGATGAGGCTGGCAATCTTTTTGTGTGGCGCTTGGCTCTGGTTAAGGGTAAAATTCA AGAAGAGATTTTAGTTCATATCCGCCAGCCAGAGGGCACCCCACTGAACCACTTTCGAAGGATCATCTGGTGTCCCTTTATCCCCGAGGAGAGTGAGGACTGCTGTGAGGAGAGTAGCCCAACAGTAGCCCTACTGCACGAAGACCGG GCTGAGGTATGGGACCTGGATATGCTTCGCTCCAGCCACAACACCTGGCCTGTGGATGTCAGCCAAATCAAGCAGGGCTTCATTGTGGTAAAAGGCCATAGCACG TGTCTCAGTGAAGGAGCCCTCTCTCCTGATGGAACTGTCCTGGCTACTGCAAGCCATGATGGCTTTGTCAAGTTCTGGCAGATCTACATTGAAGGTCAGGATGAGCCAAG GTGTCTGCATGAATGGAAGCCTCATGATGGGCGGCCCCTTTCTTGCCTCTTATTCTGTGATAACCATAAGAAACAGGATcctga GGTCCCGTTCTGGAGATTCCTCATTACTGGCGCTGACCAGAATCGGGAGCTGAAGATGTGGTGCACAGTGTCCTGGACCTGCCTGCAAACCATTCG TTTCTCCCCAGATATCTTCAGCTCAGTGAGTGTACCTCCCAGCCTCAAAGTTTGCTTGGACCTCTCAGCAGAGTATCTGATTCTTAGTGATGTACAGCGAAAG GTCCTCTATGTGATGGAGTTGCTGCAGAACCAAGACGAGGGCCGTGCTTGCTTTAGTTCCATCTCTGAGTTCCTGCTCACCCATCCTGTGCTGAGTTTCGGGATCCAGGTTGTGAGTCGCTGCCGGCTGCGGCACACTGAGGTGCTGCCTGCTGAGGAGGAGAATGACAGTCTGGGGGCTG AGAGTTCCCATGGGGCTGGTGCCGTGGAGTCTGCAGCTGGGGTGCTCATCAAGCTCTTCTGTGTGCACACTAA AGCACTACAAGATGTGCAGATCCGCTTCCAGCCACAGCTGAACCCTGATGTGGTGGCCCCGCTCCCTACCCACACGGCTCACGAGGACTTCA CTTTTGGAGAGTCTCGACCTGAACTAGGCTCTGAGGGGCTAGCTTCAGCTGCCCACGGGTCTCAGCCTGACCTCCGACGCATCGTGGAACTGCCTGCACCTGCAGACTTCCTCAGTCTGAGCAGTGAGACCAAGCCTAAGTTGATGACACCCGACGCTTTCATGACGCCCACCACTTCCCTGCAGCAG ATCTCTGCGTCCTctagcagcagcagtggcagcagtagcagcagcagcagcagcagcagcagctccctaACAGCTGTGTCTGCTGTGAGCAGCTCCTCAGCCATGGACCCTTCCTTGCCCAG GCCATCTGAGGAGCTGACCTTGAGTCCCAAGCTACAGCTGGATGGCAGTCTGACAATAAACAGTACCAGCAGCCTGCAGGCAAGCCCTCGAAGCCTCCTTCCTGGCCTGCTCCCAGGCCCAGCTGACAAATTGCCTCCCAAGGGACctggacag ATGTCTACTGCTGCCTCTGCACTGTCCTTGGATTTGCAGGAAGTGGAGCCACTGGGGCTACCCCAGGCCTCTCCCAGTCGCACCCGTTCCCCTGATGTGATCTCCTCAGCTTCCACTGCCCTGTCCCAAGACATCCCTGAAATCGCATCTGAGGCCCTGTCCCGTGGCTTTGGCTCCTCTGTTCCTGAAGGCCTCATTGAGCCGGACAGCATGGCATCTGCAGCTTCAGCCCTACACTTACTGTCTCCTCGGCCCAGGCAAGGCCCTGAGCTTGGCTCTCAACTTGGCCTAGATGGAGGCTCTGTGGATGGGGATCGGCATAATACCCCGTCCCTACTGGAAGCAGCCTTGACCCAGGAGGTTGCAACCCCTGACAGTCAAGTCTGGCCTACAGCACCTGACATTACTCGTGAGACTTGTAGTACCTTGGCAGAAAG CCCCAGGAATGGCCTCCAGGAGAAGCACAAAAGCCTGGCCTTCCACCGGCCACCTTATCACCTACTGCAGCAACATGACAGCCAGGATACCAGTGCTGAGCAAAG tGACCATGACGACGAGGTTGCCagccttgcttctgcctcagggGGTTTTGGCAGCAAAATTCCTACTCCACGGCTGCCCGCCAAAGATTGGAAGACCAAAGGATCCCCTCGGACTTCACCCAAGCTCAAGAGGAAAAGCAAGAAGGATGATGG GGATTCAGCTGTGGGATCCCGGCTCACAGAGCACCAG GTGGCAGAGCCCCCTGAGGACTGGACAGCATTAATTTGGCAACAACAAAGAGAGCTGACAGAGCTTTGGCACAACCAAGAAGAACTGCTACAGCGTCTCTGTGCCCAACTTGAAGGTCTGCAGAACACTGTCACTGACCACGTAGAACGTGCCCTGGAGACCCGGCATGAGCAAGAGC AGCGGCGGCTGGAGCGGGCCCTGGCTGAGGGGCAGCAACGGGGTGGGCAGCTGCAGGAGCAGCTGACACAGCAGCTGTCCCAGGCCTTGTCTTCAGCTGTGGCTGGGCGGCTGGAGCGCAGTATAAGGGATGAAATCAAGAAGACGGTTCCTCCGT GTGTCTCCAGAAGTCTGGAGCCTGTGGCAGGTCAGCTAAGCAACTCCGTGGCTACCAAACTTACAGCAGTGGAAGGCAGCATGAAAGAGAATATCTCTAAGCTGCTCAAGTCCAAG AACTTGACAGACGCCATTGCCCGAGCAGCTGCAGACACATTACAGGGACCAATGCAGGCTGCCTACCGGGAAGCCTTCCAGAGCGTGGTACTGCCAGCTTTTGAGAAGAGTTGCCAGGCCATGTTCCAGCAAATCAATGACAGCTTTAGACTGGGCACACAGGAAT ATCTGCAGCAGCTAGAGAGTCACATGAAGAGCCGAAAGGCACGTGAACAAGAAGCTAGGGAGCCTGTGCTGGCCCAACTTCGGGGCCTGGTGAACACACTGCAGAGTGCCACTGAGCAGATGGCAGCCACTGTGTCCAGCAGTGTTCGGGCTGAGGTGCAGCACCAGCTGCATGTGGCTGTGGGCAG cttgcaggagtcaattTTAGCACAAGTACAGCGTATTGTTAAGGGTGAAGTAAGTGTGGCCCTTAAGGAACAACAGGCCACCGTCACTTCCAGCATCATGCAGGCCATGCGTTCAGCTGCCGGCACGCCTGTCCCTTCTGCCCACCTTGACTGCCAGGCCCAACAAGCCCATATCTTGCAGTTACTGCAGCAGGGCCACCTCAATCAGGCCTTCCAGCAG GCACTGACAGCCGCTGATCTCAACCTGgtgctgtatgtgtgtgaaacTGTGGACCCAGCCCAGGTTTTTGGGCAGCCGCCCTGTCCACTGTCCCAGCCTGTACTCCTTTCCCTAATCCAGCAGCTGGCATCTGACCTTGGAACTAGAAGTGACCTCAAGCTCAG CTATTTGGAAGAGGCTGTGATGCACCTGGACCACAGTGATCCCATCACTCGAGACCACATGGGCTCTGTCATGGCGCAGGTGCGCCAGAAGCTCTTCCAGTTCCTGCAGGCTGATCCACACAACTCACTGGGCAAAGCTGCCCGTCGCCTCAGCCTAATGTTACATGGCCTTGCGACCCCTAGCCTCCCTTAG